Sequence from the Fibrobacter sp. genome:
AGACTTACAGCATTTCCCTTGAAGAACTGATGAAACGGGGAAGGAAAGACAAGCGGTCGAAGGCACGAGCTGAATTCTGCTATCAATCCCATGAGCAGGAGCTCATACCTTTATCTGTCATTGCCAGATTTCTCAAAACGACCATTCCTCCAATTGCTGTTCTTGTGAAGCAAGGTGCTCCTGAAGTGGAGGAGTACTGCTCTGCATAGGGCCAAATTGAATTAAACTTTTTAGAATCCAGCCAAAAGTCCTGTCTGTGAATAAAGGATCCATTAAAAGCAGGGGTTCTTATATATCCTACTTGCAGAGAATAGTCTACTGAATAATTTAATCCCGAGAATACCCTAAAGTAATGGCGATCAATGATGATTGCATAACGGTCGTGCAGTCATAACAGATCATGTTGCAACTGTTTTTAAAAAGATGGTCCGTCCCTGGTGGAAAGGAAAAGATGGTCCGTCCCTAACAACAACTGACCACAGATTAACCTGGTTAAGATGATTTCACTAAATCAAGACCATTTAATCCCGCAGAAAGACATCTGCTGTCACCCCGTTGAGATAAATATCATCAAGGTAAAGTTCTAAGGGGTCATCAGGATTGTCCCCGGCAGCAAACTCAAACTCTACCTTATTAACCGATTCAGAAGCGACCTTCCAGGGGATAAACTGCTGTGATGAATCGAGTGGCATGATCAGATACAGTGAACTGACCGGAATTGTATGCACCTGCCAGGAATCGGTCAGGTTTACGATTGCACTGAATTGCGAGTGCCCGGAACCAATACTGTCGTAAGCTGCTGTTTCCAACCTTATTGTAAGATTGCCCCTGCCCCTTGCCCGGAAAGAAATCGATTCCATTTCGCTCAGGTCAACACCTGTTTTCCCTGAGGAGACAAGGTAAAATCCTGCTCCTGCCCAGGGTGGGTTAATTGAGCGATCAAGAGATACCTCGAACAAGGCTGCTTTACCACCCCGGCCATCATCGGCAGAACCAACTTCTATCGAGGAATTACCCGGGGTCTCAAACGTATCGGAAATCTCAGTCCACATCCTCTTTTCGACATCCCATCCCTTCGCGCCCGCATCGGAATAGGTATACCAGGTTATACCCCGGAAAAGATTACTGATAGTAGTCGGGCCAATTCCCGTTTCAAAGTCATCGATAAGCAGATTCTCAAATGAGATCTGCAGTGTATCAGAGAGATTGGACTGGAAGCTCATGTTCAGCCCCCGAAGAATCAATGGACGCCAGTTTGTCGGGTTTCCTAATGCAATCAGAGTGTAAGCTCCTGATGGTATCCCGGAAAGAGTGATCCTGCCCGGTGATTGAGCTGAAGATTGATAAGTGGTTCCGGACAACCTGAACGAGAGATTTTCTGCTTCAGCAGGATTGACAGTCGCGCTCATGGTGAATACGGAGTCCAGATACAGAGTATCGCCGTCAAACTGTCCTGCGCTGACAAATCGCAGAAAACGTCCCTCCGTGCCCCTGTCAATCTGAATATTGACAATGCGGGAGCGACTCGCTTTAAGGGATAAAAATCCACCTCTGTCAACAACTGCGCTGTCAAGTACAGGATTGGCCTCTCTGCAGATACTGTCCATCCAACCTTCTGCATCGATCACTTTCACAACTGCACCGGATGCAGGCGCGCCGGATGCCAGGGCGACAAAGGTATTTATAGTCTCGGTCCCGCTTCCTCCGGCTGTCGGGAGAGAGCAACTGAGCAGAGGGATAACAGAAAAAAAGACAATCAGCAATCTCAAATTCATTCTTTTTTCCATTTGTTGCAGGTAAGCGGGAAGACCTGGAAGTTCAACTGATAGACCTCCTCCATACCCTCATCCTCAGAGATTATCTGCAGAATCTCTCTTCTGAATTCAGCCAGTCTTTCCCTGATCAGTTCCATACAGGCTTTAGAACTGCTTACAGTGATTGTTGAAATATCACGCTGCTCTTTTGGAATCCTTTCAATTGACTCCATCCCCAGCCGGCACATCTCTTTCTGAAAAGATCTCACTGCTAAAGCCGCCATTTTACCATCGGTTCTGATAAAATCATCAGTCAATCGCCATACACCATCGCTGTCTCTGAATATCAAGCCAAGCTTCTCAAGAAGCTGTACCGATTTTTTTGTCTGTACTTCAGTTATCTCAGGGCATAAACGACGGGCAAGGTCCTTATAATCTCCCGTAAATGGTATGATCTTGATCAGATCCCTTAGTGCAGCATTATACCAGTTCAGAAAATAATCGTATTTATCTTTTTCCAGCAGAACCGCAGGTGAGTCCCGTAAAGATAGCATTTTTTCAAAATAGAGCCTGGTTTCCTCGGTCGTTTTGGCCCTGTTGAAACGGACCAGAAGTTCAAAATACTTCTTTTCTGTTCTCTTCAGTTTTAAAAAGTCACAAAGTTCAGCCACTTTAGCAGTACTTATATGTCGCTGTTTGTTTAAGATCTTTGCATACAGGCTGGCATCTATACCTGTTTTCGCAGCAATATAACGAAAGGAGAAGAAACGGTTTTTCTTGTTATGATCATAGTGATCTTTAAGAAAATCTCTGTAGTCCAGGTATTCAAAAACAGGTTTCACCTGATATGCCTCCGGCTGTGGACAAAATCTCTCACTTTCCAGGTCGCCTCGTTACTTTAATAATACCTGAATTACCTTAACTTTTATACCTGAAAAAATAAAAACTGTGGACAATATAGACCACAAAATGTTATTGAAAAACAAACTTTCCATTATTTTTAAGTTACATTATCTATAATCAGCAGGTAATCGATCGGTATAAAAATTCATCTAAAAACACAAGGAGCTGTCCTATGGGGTTTGTAAATGCAAAAAGATTCCTCTTCTTATGTGTTCTTTTGACCTCTTTTTCTGCCGTTTTCGGACAGCTTCCCGGTTTCAGGGTAGTAGGCAGGCAGCTTTTTGACCGCTGTGGAGAAGAGGTTGTACTCCGGGGCATTAACAAGATGATAGTCTGGACAGATATAAATGGAACCAGTTTCCCTGAAATTGCCAAAACCGGAGCTAACTGCGTCAGAATAGTCTGGGTCACCACAGGTGATGTTGATAAGTTCGATAAGGCCATAGCTGCCTGTTATGCAAACCAGATGATTCCCATGGTAGAGCTGCACGATGCAACAGGGGAGTGGAGTAAGCTCTCAGCAATGGTTGATTGGTGGGTCAAGCCCGAAGTCGTCAGTGTTATTCAGAAACATGAAGAGTATCTTCTGGTCAACATTGCAAACGAGTGCGGAAACCAGGTCTCAAATAACGATTTCAAGTCCGGATACACAGAGGCAGTTACCAGGATGCGCACAGCAGGAATACATGTACCACTGGTAATCGATGGTGCGGGGTGGGGAAAAGACATAGATATCCTGCAGGCGGTAGGACCAGAGCTTATCACCGCTGATCCTGACCACAACCTTCTCTTCTCTGTTCACATGTGGTGGATTCCGGAATGGGGTTACAGCGATCAGATGATCAAGGACGAAATCGCTCAATCGGTGCAGATGAACCTGCCATTGATTGTGGGAGAATTCGGAAATACAGCCGCTGCCTGTACCGGTGTTATTAACTACAAACTCATTATGGAGGAGTGCCAGAAAAACGGGATAGGGTGGCTTGCCTGGTCATGGGGACCCGGCAACAGTGACTGTCCATCGATGGACATGACAGAAGACAGCAAATTTGAAACACTCCGCGACTGGGGCCTTGAAGTGGCGGTAACTGACCCCAACAGCATCAAAAACACCTCCGTAAGGCCAAAGTCAATAGTAGATGGTGCGTGTGAAGGAAGCAGTGCAACAAGGTTCAGCGTTTCTGTTATCCCCTCAGGACGGGGAATTGTCACCATTTCCCCAAATAAGGCTATTGTCGATTCGGGAACAGTAATCACCCTTACGGCAGTCCCCGATGAGAACAACGAGTTTTTAAACTGGAGCGGAAGTGCCGAAGGATCAGAGAACCCCCTTAGCATCACAGTAACCGAAAATCTTAACATAACGGCTGCTTTCACAAACAACGGTCCCTCAGTTGGAGCTGAACTGGTCGCAAACGGTGATTTTTCCGCAGGTGAAGAGGGATGGGAGTTCTGGGCTGGAGAAGGAGCAGAAGGAACCTTCTCTGTAATAAACGGCGAGGCTGCCATCACAATGACTAAAGATGGTGACGAGGGATGGAAAGGACAGATCAAATTCGTCGGAATTGATATCTCTCAGGGAAAAACTTACCTGGTTTCATTCAAAGCCAGAGCCTCAGAACCCTATGATTTACAGACAAATATCGGATTAAACGAAGAGCCATGGACTACATATTCCGGATACAAAACATTTACCGTAGGCACAGAGATGGATTCATTCTCATTCGAATTTACGATGAGTCTCGCTGATGACCGCAATTCCAGAATCGTCTTTGATTTAGGGACTTTTGCCGGAAATCTCTACCTGGATGATGTCAGCATAAAAACGCTAGGCGGAAGCAGTATCGAAAGAGGCATAGCAGCTAAACGGGCATGGGCAGTAAAGCCCATCACGGTTCTCTCCAGAGGAAGCGGGAAATTTACAATCACCACAGCGTCAAACATAAACGGCACATTTGAGCTGCTTGACATTTCCGGAAAGTGTGTAGCAAGATTGAATCCTGGTAGATACAATGCCGGATCACACAACCTGAGTTTCAATACATCCAATCTCTCCTCTGGAGCGTTTTTCATCCGTTTTTCCAATCCCGACATGCAGTTCTGCACACGGGTGGTGAATATCCTCAGATGATAGCGCTTCTTTAACAATCATATCAGCGCACAGACCCTGCAACAATCCCCCCTTGTTGCGGGGTCTTTTTTTCCAGACAGGCCATGGGACAGACTATCATTTTACTTTTTCTCGATCCCAGATGTGGAAAACAGGGCAGACTACCTTTCTTCCATAAATGCCTGAACCCAGCCAATAAGGAATTTGCATTTATCTGAATGTATGATATGATATCAGTAGTGTCTTATCGAGGTCGGTATCGGTCTCGGTATCAAATTGCCTTTTATTAAACTTTTTTAAATCAAGGAATCCAATCTTAATAAATCAAGGTTGTAGATCAGCGTATGGATATAGAATCTGCACATAAAAATCTCTTTTCCCCGGACGATTCAACGGTAACACAAAGTCTTCAGGTACTTGGTTCTGAGGGAACCTTGTCGGATTTATCATCCATGCTGGTTCTTCTGAAATGCACTAGCGGTTCTCTGAAGAAGGCCACCTCGGAATCTATCATGCAGTTGATCAGGGAAAACCTTATAGCCTGCTTTAATGATCTTGGTATAAATGTCAGGCAGAAGCTGGGGAAAATATTGCAATCTCTGGACTCTCCAGTAGTTGATGAGCTCGGTAAAGATATATTCTGTGAGAACGAAAGGCGGCGACTCAGAGCCGTTCAGATACTGGGCCTTCTTGAGAATAATCCCAGAATCAAATCTATTCTTGTCAAATTGATACACGATATCGATGAAAAAATTCGCGCCACCGCAATAATCATTCTTGGAAAAATCACCGCCCAGAACGATCATGACATTCTCCTCTCCCTGCTGAGCGACAACGATAAGAGGGTCCGAGCCAACACAATCGAGGCTCTTGAGATTACCGGGAACAAACGACTGATCCCGATTCTACTTCGTTTTCGTAAAGACCCGGTCAACCGTATCCGCGGAAACACTCTCAAAGCTCTTTACAACCTGGGATATACCGGTATAGAACAGGATCTCATGGAGATGCTGAAAGATAAAGATGAATTCATGAGAGCATCGGCACTGTGGGTAGTGACCCAGATAAAGCTGAGCAAACCTGACTTTGAAGATATATCCGCATCTTACCTTTTAGCAGAAAGCAGTATGTTGAGATCTAATGCATTAAAGGCCCTGAAAACATTGAATACTCCTCGTTCGATTGGATACCTGAAGTATATGGCGCTGCCGAAGGAGGTGTTTTTGCCGGAGAATTAGCCGAATAAATAAAGGATTTCCAAGTCTTAAATCCTAAAGGATAGAAAATTACTGCTCTGCCATAATCTCTAAAAGGTCTATTTCCTGTTTTAAAGCTTTCAGTACAGCCTTACTTTTTTCTAAAAAACATCTATATCATTCTGCCAAAATACTGCGATACAGAGGGCAATATATCTAGCCTGCTTTACCATAAGGCTTCCGGACCATGCCACTTTCAAAAGGACATATTAAGCGGTCAAGTTATTTTACTGCTCAGCGGATGTTCAACACAGGGTATAACTGCTGATAAACAGGAAGTACCAGTGCATTATAGTTTCATGCATTATATTTACAGAAAAGGAGGCCCTATGAAATACATCCTGCTCGCTGCTTTTCTGCTTTTTCAGACCGTTACATTTGCCGATGATATTCCCTCTCAGTCAGCATGCTACCTCAAACTGAAAGTCATAGGGGAAAATCCCAATCTTGACGCAGAGGTGGGATCGGCAATTGTTGAGGTTTCCATGGTTGATGGTAACAAAAAGCCCATCGAGGGTATTGAGATCTCTTTTGAGGCAAACGCCGGGACTTTTCAGTGCTACCCTGCAGGAAAGACCATGGAAACAGATGAAGATGATTCAGTTCTGAGAGCCTGTTTCAGGACCGATGCCAAAGGTATCGCACGTGTTCACTTTGTAAATATACCATTCAACCTGCTTGTAAATATCAAGGCAACAGCGGAATGCAGTGATATGACTGTTTACGGGACTGGAAACATTTCTCTTAAAAAACAAACCCGCAGGTAAAATTGAAAATCCCTTTTCAGAGATCACAATTGGGTATAAGCTTTAAAAAGTGGCGTGTTTTTCCACACG
This genomic interval carries:
- a CDS encoding TIGR02147 family protein, with amino-acid sequence MKPVFEYLDYRDFLKDHYDHNKKNRFFSFRYIAAKTGIDASLYAKILNKQRHISTAKVAELCDFLKLKRTEKKYFELLVRFNRAKTTEETRLYFEKMLSLRDSPAVLLEKDKYDYFLNWYNAALRDLIKIIPFTGDYKDLARRLCPEITEVQTKKSVQLLEKLGLIFRDSDGVWRLTDDFIRTDGKMAALAVRSFQKEMCRLGMESIERIPKEQRDISTITVSSSKACMELIRERLAEFRREILQIISEDEGMEEVYQLNFQVFPLTCNKWKKE
- a CDS encoding cellulase family glycosylhydrolase, which encodes MGFVNAKRFLFLCVLLTSFSAVFGQLPGFRVVGRQLFDRCGEEVVLRGINKMIVWTDINGTSFPEIAKTGANCVRIVWVTTGDVDKFDKAIAACYANQMIPMVELHDATGEWSKLSAMVDWWVKPEVVSVIQKHEEYLLVNIANECGNQVSNNDFKSGYTEAVTRMRTAGIHVPLVIDGAGWGKDIDILQAVGPELITADPDHNLLFSVHMWWIPEWGYSDQMIKDEIAQSVQMNLPLIVGEFGNTAAACTGVINYKLIMEECQKNGIGWLAWSWGPGNSDCPSMDMTEDSKFETLRDWGLEVAVTDPNSIKNTSVRPKSIVDGACEGSSATRFSVSVIPSGRGIVTISPNKAIVDSGTVITLTAVPDENNEFLNWSGSAEGSENPLSITVTENLNITAAFTNNGPSVGAELVANGDFSAGEEGWEFWAGEGAEGTFSVINGEAAITMTKDGDEGWKGQIKFVGIDISQGKTYLVSFKARASEPYDLQTNIGLNEEPWTTYSGYKTFTVGTEMDSFSFEFTMSLADDRNSRIVFDLGTFAGNLYLDDVSIKTLGGSSIERGIAAKRAWAVKPITVLSRGSGKFTITTASNINGTFELLDISGKCVARLNPGRYNAGSHNLSFNTSNLSSGAFFIRFSNPDMQFCTRVVNILR
- a CDS encoding HEAT repeat domain-containing protein yields the protein MDIESAHKNLFSPDDSTVTQSLQVLGSEGTLSDLSSMLVLLKCTSGSLKKATSESIMQLIRENLIACFNDLGINVRQKLGKILQSLDSPVVDELGKDIFCENERRRLRAVQILGLLENNPRIKSILVKLIHDIDEKIRATAIIILGKITAQNDHDILLSLLSDNDKRVRANTIEALEITGNKRLIPILLRFRKDPVNRIRGNTLKALYNLGYTGIEQDLMEMLKDKDEFMRASALWVVTQIKLSKPDFEDISASYLLAESSMLRSNALKALKTLNTPRSIGYLKYMALPKEVFLPEN